A genomic stretch from Leptospira licerasiae serovar Varillal str. VAR 010 includes:
- a CDS encoding ethanolamine ammonia-lyase subunit EutB, with protein MGYKTVLGRKSYVFPDLKTLLAKASPLRSGDQLAGIAASTQEERVAAQMALADLPLSEFLNIELIPGEKDEVTRLIFDSHDRSAFSKISSLTVGEFRDFLLNENTDSDLISQIRDGITPEMAASVSKLMSNQDLILVSKKSPIITKFRNTIGLPGRLSSRLQPNHPTDDPKGIAASILDGLLLGSGDAVIGINPATDNVPTVIALLKMLDSIIQKYSIPTQSCVLCHVTTSMKAMEEGAPLDLVFQSIGGSEALNKSFGVNLNILAESQQMALELNRGTVGNNVMYFETGQGSGLSAGAHYGIDQQTLEARAYAVAKKFDPLLVNTVVGFIGPEYLYNGKQILRAGLEDHFCGKLLGLPMGVDVCYTNHADADQDDMDTLLTLLGAAGCNYIMGVPGADDVMLSYQSTSFHDTLYLRQIFGLKPAPEFESWLLERGLFESTKQFLPKENQNRVLLEGILEDKVG; from the coding sequence ATGGGTTATAAAACCGTTCTTGGTAGGAAGTCCTACGTATTTCCTGACTTAAAAACATTATTAGCGAAGGCAAGCCCGCTTCGCTCCGGGGATCAGTTGGCCGGTATCGCTGCTTCAACTCAGGAAGAAAGAGTGGCCGCTCAAATGGCTTTGGCGGATCTTCCTTTATCAGAATTTTTGAATATAGAATTGATCCCTGGAGAAAAGGACGAGGTTACTCGGCTTATTTTTGATTCTCATGATCGATCTGCGTTTTCTAAAATTTCTTCCTTAACGGTGGGAGAATTTCGTGATTTTCTCTTAAACGAGAATACCGACTCAGATCTGATCTCTCAGATCCGGGATGGGATCACTCCCGAGATGGCTGCTTCCGTTTCCAAATTAATGTCCAACCAGGATCTAATCTTGGTTTCTAAAAAATCTCCGATTATTACCAAATTTCGGAACACGATAGGACTTCCGGGAAGATTATCCTCACGTCTACAGCCAAATCATCCTACTGACGATCCGAAAGGAATTGCCGCGAGTATTCTGGACGGACTTCTTTTGGGGAGCGGAGATGCAGTGATCGGGATCAATCCGGCGACGGATAATGTTCCTACTGTGATTGCTCTTCTGAAAATGTTGGATTCTATCATCCAAAAATATTCTATCCCGACCCAGTCTTGCGTTCTTTGTCACGTAACTACTTCAATGAAAGCGATGGAAGAAGGCGCTCCTTTAGATCTTGTATTCCAATCCATCGGAGGTAGCGAGGCTTTGAACAAAAGTTTTGGAGTGAACCTAAATATTTTAGCGGAATCTCAGCAGATGGCTTTGGAGTTAAACAGAGGAACTGTCGGAAACAATGTAATGTATTTCGAAACCGGACAAGGAAGCGGGTTGTCCGCCGGAGCTCATTATGGGATCGACCAACAGACCTTGGAAGCAAGAGCTTACGCTGTTGCGAAAAAATTCGATCCTCTTCTCGTGAATACTGTTGTCGGTTTTATCGGGCCGGAATATCTATATAATGGAAAACAAATATTAAGAGCAGGATTAGAAGATCATTTTTGCGGGAAACTTTTGGGTCTTCCGATGGGTGTGGATGTATGTTATACAAATCATGCGGATGCAGACCAAGACGATATGGACACATTGCTCACTCTACTTGGAGCTGCAGGATGTAATTATATCATGGGAGTTCCTGGAGCGGATGATGTGATGTTATCCTACCAAAGCACTTCTTTTCATGACACTTTGTATCTACGCCAAATTTTCGGTCTAAAACCAGCACCAGAATTTGAAAGTTGGTTATTAGAGCGGGGACTATTCGAATCTACAAAACAATTCCTACCCAAAGAAAATCAAAACAGAGTTTTGCTCGAAGGAATTTTAGAGGATAAGGTCGGATGA
- the eutC gene encoding ethanolamine ammonia-lyase subunit EutC — MNPKEFWKSLTSARIGIGRSGGSIPTSELLKFRLDHARARDAVLVEPDFDTINIGLEKVFQPLGIEIIGVESLAKGREEYLLRPDLGRRISEPSRSRLESKKGKYDIALVGVDGLSAKAIDSNLIPFLQVLVPILSDQKYKIAPFVLGKLGRVAIGDEIGEILGAKAVVLLIGERPGLTSADSLGMYLTFDPKLGKTDESRNCISNIRPDGLDFNKASLKTAYLLSESLKRGISGVDLKDEMAPDFLENSIKPLNITNST; from the coding sequence ATGAATCCTAAAGAATTTTGGAAGAGCTTAACTTCTGCAAGGATAGGAATCGGGAGATCGGGCGGTTCTATACCAACTTCCGAACTATTAAAATTCAGATTGGACCACGCAAGGGCGAGAGATGCAGTTTTAGTAGAGCCAGATTTTGATACGATAAATATCGGTCTCGAAAAAGTTTTCCAACCGTTAGGGATCGAGATCATCGGAGTGGAGAGTCTAGCAAAAGGTAGAGAAGAATATTTACTTAGACCGGATCTGGGACGCAGGATCTCAGAACCTTCTCGCTCCAGATTAGAATCTAAAAAAGGAAAGTATGATATAGCCCTGGTCGGAGTCGACGGACTTTCTGCAAAGGCGATCGATTCAAATTTGATCCCTTTCCTACAAGTTTTGGTTCCTATTTTATCGGATCAAAAATATAAGATCGCGCCATTTGTTTTAGGAAAATTAGGTAGGGTTGCGATTGGTGATGAGATAGGAGAAATTTTAGGAGCCAAGGCAGTGGTGTTACTCATCGGAGAAAGACCTGGGCTTACTTCCGCAGATAGTTTAGGAATGTATTTAACATTCGACCCTAAGTTAGGCAAAACAGATGAGAGCAGGAATTGTATTTCGAATATACGTCCCGACGGCTTAGATTTCAATAAGGCATCCTTAAAAACCGCTTATTTACTTTCCGAATCTCTCAAACGAGGTATTTCAGGAGTGGATCTAAAAGATGAAATGGCTCCGGACTTTTTGGAAAATTCAATAAAACCTTTGAATATTACAAATTCGACTTGA